A single genomic interval of Mangifera indica cultivar Alphonso chromosome 5, CATAS_Mindica_2.1, whole genome shotgun sequence harbors:
- the LOC123215895 gene encoding uncharacterized protein LOC123215895: MLNIGTFSPLDSTSLLSLDKTFFSSTTPLFTITSKNASFSSHSYPQNTHLTFSRRDNRLSLLPAYSLNGRRRKGGTGVVEMKGSDSDGDGDEKDDDEEAAFLPFGEMKRWLENKPRGFGEGKVYNTSIEEKLLEEMEQSRRAQFANINKLKNNPVSTSPKKLVASNKASEVIPSPFRVRLVNLPKKKNIHRDLKSAFEGVPGITNISPAVSGNKKTKDPTCKGFAFVDFKSEEDATRFVQIFSRQMISFGKIQKQIKFELMNSNNSKSVHKDSADSPYSDTELKVSGVEDDPNADWDVDDDNPMDSWTEVASDASDPDDELDLAKLEDIRENLELVSVSELNGDNIAKQYAKSATDSSSPSKQKKTGKELIAKGKAKKAPKLKVPESVKRLKVREKVLLTDVFSKYAAKTALISKEES; this comes from the exons ATGCTCAACATCGGAACATTTTCTCCGCTTGATTCTACATCTCTCCTTTCACTAGACAAAACCTTCTTCTCTTCAACAACTCCACTCTTCACGATCACCTCCAAAAACGCATCGTTTTCATCTCATTCTTATCCACAAAACACCCATCTCACCTTCAGTAGAAGAGATAATAGGCTTTCGTTGTTACCCGCGTATTCTTTGAATGGTAGGCGGAGAAAAGGTGGCACTGGCGTTGTTGAAATGAAAGGTTCCGATTCTGATGGCGACGGCGAcgaaaaagatgatgatgaagaggcTGCGTTTTTGCCCTTTGGGGAGATGAAGAGGTGGCTGGAGAACAAGCCTCGTGGGTTCGGTGAAGGCAAGGTTTACAATACTTCAATTGAAGAGAAATTGCTCGAAGAAATGGAGCAGAGTAGACGAGCTCAATTtgctaatattaataaacttaaaaacaaCCCTGTAAGCACTAGTCCCAAGAAACTCGTTGCAAGCAACAAAG CATCTGAAGTAATTCCAAGTCCTTTTCGTGTACGATTGGTCAACCTTCCTAAGAAAAAGAACATCCACAGGGATCTGAAATCTGCATTTGAAGGTGTCCCTGGTATAACTAACATAAGCCCTGCCGTTTCTGGAAACAAAAAGACTAAGGACCCTACCTGCAAGGGCTTCGCTTTTGTTGATTTCAAGTCTGAGGAAGATGCTACCAG GTTTGTGCAGATATTTTCTAGACAAATGATATCATTTGGGAAGATTCAGAAGCAGATAAAATTTGAGTTgatgaattcaaataattccAAGTCTGTTCATAAGGATTCTGCAGACAGCCCGTACAGTGATACCGAACTAAAAGTTTCTGGTGTGGAAGATGATCCAAATGCTGACTGGGATGTGGATGATGATAATCCCATGGATTCATGGACGGAAGTGGCCTCTGATGCTTCTGATCCAGATGATGAGCTTGACTTAGCAAAACTGGAGGATATTAGAGAGAATCTGGAACTTGTCAGTGTATCAGAGCTGAATGGTGATAATATTGCAAAACAATATGCCAAATCTGCCACTGATTCATCTTCCCCAAGTAAGCAAAAGAAAACCGGGAAAGAGCTTATTGCTAAAGGAAAAGCAAAAAAGGCTCCTAAGTTGAAAGTTCCAGAATCTGTAAAGAG ATTAAAAGTCAGGGAGAAAGTTCTGTTGACAGACGTGTTTTCAAAATATGCAGCAAAAACTGCTTTAATCTCCAAGGAAGAGAGCTAA
- the LOC123216346 gene encoding uncharacterized protein LOC123216346, giving the protein MSSTAKTSRSRKLTNEPVMEQVKYEFFVVRKGDIVGVYKSFWCRFESVELRNGSVWSMVAAVDTTNTNPFIKSVYSEHGVVFRLLFRFTPKDSWVKMATLHLEDEAIQWHQGPMRARDACEVFKPKTLAEAYSLAKLQEITIAAIKDQPKPLTKSALYRSYQEEKDEEEMEESSLMELSLNIFASSWQVLGSWKANNQNIADLCMKAKELKDQFLSFQITHIPRMVKL; this is encoded by the exons ATGAGTTCTACTGCCAAAACATCTCGGTCTCGTAAATTAACTAATGAACCGGTGATGGAACAAGTCAAATATGAGTTCTTTGTTGTGCGGAAAGGGGATATTGTTGGTGTCTACAAGAGCTTTTGGTGCAGATTTGAGTCTGTAGAGCTGAGAAACGGCAGCGTTTGGAGTATGGTGGCAGCTGTCGACACAACCAATACGAATCCtttcattaaaagtgtttatagCGAACATGGTGTCGTTTTTCGTTTATTATTTCGTTT TACACCAAAAGATAGTTGGGTTAAGATGGCGACACTTCATTTGGAGGATGAGGCTATTCAGTGGCATCAGGGACCGATGAGAGCCAGAG ATGCCTGTGAGGTGTTCAAGCCAAAAACATTGGCTGAAGCATACTCATTGGCCAAGCTGCAAGAAATAACCATAGCAGCTATTAAAGACCAACCCAAGCCCCTGACCAAAAGTGCCTTATACAGATCAT ACCAGGAGGAAAAGGATGAAGAGGAGATGGAGGAATCCAGCTTGATGGAATTATCCTTGAATATT TTTGCTTCTTCTTGGCAGGTATTGGGTTCATGGAAGGCCAACAACCAGAACATAGCAGATCTATGTATGAAGGCAAAGGAATTGAAGGATCAATTTCTTTCATTCCAGATAACTCATATTCCAAGG ATGGTCAAGTTATAG
- the LOC123215896 gene encoding uncharacterized protein YuxK has product MLVRLTKQSSSLLRNHIHGLFCSAYSLASSPTHVVSGAPADVADVTDAADLVFPPSPGSSTVKPLTDPTLLQPRVVIYDGVCHLCHGGVKWVIGVDKYRKIKFCCLQSKAAEPYLALCGLDREDVLRRFVFVEGPGLYHQASTAALKVLSYLPLPYTALSLFLIIPRPLRDAVYDYVAKRRYDWFGKSGDCLVLQEKELLERFIDRDEMMSRN; this is encoded by the exons ATGTTAGTCAGATTGACTAAACAATCTTCTTCTCTTTTGAGAAATCATATTCATGGCTTGTTTTGCTCAGCTTATTCTCTTGCATCATCCCCAACCCACGTCGTTTCTGGCGCACCTGCTGATGTTGCCGATGTTACTGATGCTGCCGATCTCGTCTTCCCTCCTTCACCAGGCTCTTCCACTGTGAAGCCGCTGACGGACCCCACTCTTCTGCAGCCACGTGTCGTCATCTATGATGGCGTTTGCCATCTTTGCCACGGAg GGGTGAAATGGGTGATAGGAGTTGACAAGTATAGGAAGATCAAATTCTGCTGTCTCCAATCCAAGGCTGCTGAACCGTATTTGGCACTGTGTGGTCTTGACAGAGAAGATGTTCTCCGTCGCTTTGTGTTTGTTGAAGGCCCTGGTTTATACCACCAAGCATCTACTG CTGCACTGAAAGTGCTGTCATACCTCCCATTGCCTTACACAGCTTTAAGTTTGTTTCTAATAATTCCGAGGCCCCTTAGAGATGCTGTGTATGATTATGTTGCCAAGCGACGCTATGATTGGTTTGGCAAGAGTGGAGATTGCTTGGTTTTGCAGGAAAAAGAGCTACTAGAGCGATTCATTGACAGAGATGAGATGATGAGCAGAAATTGA
- the LOC123215759 gene encoding UDP-glycosyltransferase 74B1: protein MKEYRSHVILVPYPSQGHINPLLQFAKRLVSKDVKATLATTQYTVKSICAPHVQVEPISDGFDEGGFAQAKNEDFFLESFATNGSKTLSQLIRKYENSATPATCLVYDSFLPWALDVAKQHGLYGAAFFTNSAAVCNIFCRIHHSLLTLPVKPEDTPLSIPGLPPFNFSDLPTFVRFPESYPAYLAMKLSQFSNLDKADWIFGNTFEELESQEARSVSELWPGKLIGPMVPSAYLDGRIKCDTGYGSSLWKPLSEECIEWLETKPKQSVVYISFGSMVSLTSKQMKEIACGLKDSDWHFLWVIRESQRDKLLDGFIDSTKEKALVVTWCNQLEVLAHEAVGCFVTHCGWNSTLEGLSLGMPMVGIPQWADQLPDAKYVEEIWEVGVRAKEDEMGIVRKEEFIKCLKLVMEGERSEAIRRNARKWKKSAEEAISEGGSSDKNINEFVDSLMHSNVKAK, encoded by the exons ATGAAGGAGTACAGAAGCCACGTAATTCTGGTTCCATATCCGAGCCAAGGCCATATTAATCCTCTTCTTCAATTTGCAAAACGTCTGGTTTCTAAAGACGTGAAGGCTACATTAGCCACAACCCAGTACACCGTCAAGTCCATTTGTGCACCGCACGTTCAAGTTGAGCCCATCTCCGATGGGTTTGATGAAGGCGGGTTTGCTCAAGCAAAAAACGAGGACTTTTTCCTCGAGTCTTTTGCAACAAATGGCTCAAAAACTTTGTCTCAACttattagaaaatatgaaaattctgCCACCCCTGCTACTTGCCTTGTGTACGACTCATTTCTACCATGGGCTCTTGATGTTGCCAAGCAACATGGCTTGTATGGAGCTGCATTCTTTACGAATTCAGCTGCTGTTTGTAACATTTTCTGTCGTATACACCATAGCTTGTTGACTCTTCCTGTGAAGCCGGAAGACACACCGTTGTCCATACCCGGGTTGCCTCCGTTTAACTTTTCTGACTTGCCAACTTTTGTAAGGTTCCCGGAAAGTTACCCGGCGTATTTGGCCATGAAGCTCAGTCAGTTTTCAAACTTGGACAAGGCTGATTGGATATTCGGAAATACTTTTGAAGAATTAGAATCCCAG GAGGCTAGAAGTGTATCAGAATTATGGCCGGGGAAGTTGATAGGTCCGATGGTGCCATCGGCATACTTGGACGGGCGAATCAAATGTGACACAGGATATGGATCTAGTCTGTGGAAGCCACTGAGCGAGGAGTGCATTGAATGGCTTGAAACAAAGCCGAAGCAATCAGTGGTGTACATCTCTTTTGGGAGCATGGTCTCACTAACATCCAAGCAAATGAAAGAGATTGCCTGCGGGTTGAAGGACAGCGATTGGCATTTCCTTTGGGTTATCAGAGAATCCCAACGTGACAAACTGCTAGATGGGTTCATTGACTCCACAAAAGAAAAGGCTTTAGTGGTGACATGGTGCAACCAACTGGAAGTGTTGGCACACGAAGCAGTGGGTTGCTTTGTGACACATTGCGGGTGGAACTCGACGCTTGAAGGGCTGAGCCTTGGCATGCCGATGGTGGGTATACCACAGTGGGCTGATCAGCTGCCTGATGCCAAGTATGTGGAGGAAATTTGGGAGGTAGGAGTTAGAGCTAAGGAGGATGAAATGGGGATAGTGAGGAAAGAAGAATTTATCAAGTGTTTGAAGTTAGTaatggagggagagagaagtgAAGCAATTAGAAGGAATGCTAGGAAGTGGAAGAAGTCGGCAGAAGAAGCCATTAGCGAGGGAGGGAGCTCTGATAAGAATATCAATGAATTTGTGGACAGTTTGATGCATTCGAATGTGAAGGCAAAGTAA
- the LOC123217184 gene encoding snakin-2-like isoform X1, translated as MACRFILLAAMLLFFIAQVHRVSSDVNIEEQNNQELKEAKRGLLTLIDCAGLCKGRCRLHSRQNVCTRACGTCCMRCNCVPPGTSGNREKCGPCYTDMTTHHNKTKCP; from the exons ATGGCGTGTCGCTTCATCCTTCTGGCTGCAATGTTGCTTTTCTTCATAGCCCAGGTACACAGG GTTTCATCTGATGTCAATATTGAAGAACAAAACAATCAGGAGCTCAAAGAAGCTAAAAGAGGGCTCTTGACATTAAtag ATTGTGCAGGGCTGTGCAAGGGTAGGTGCCGGTTGCATTCAAGGCAAAACGTTTGCACAAGAGCGTGTGGGACTTGTTGTATGAGGTGCAACTGTGTTCCTCCTGGCACCTCCGGCAACCGAGAGAAGTGTGGACCATGCTATACTGATATGACTACTCATCACAACAAGACCAAGTGTCCTTAG
- the LOC123217184 gene encoding snakin-2-like isoform X2: MACRFILLAAMLLFFIAQVSSDVNIEEQNNQELKEAKRGLLTLIDCAGLCKGRCRLHSRQNVCTRACGTCCMRCNCVPPGTSGNREKCGPCYTDMTTHHNKTKCP; the protein is encoded by the exons ATGGCGTGTCGCTTCATCCTTCTGGCTGCAATGTTGCTTTTCTTCATAGCCCAG GTTTCATCTGATGTCAATATTGAAGAACAAAACAATCAGGAGCTCAAAGAAGCTAAAAGAGGGCTCTTGACATTAAtag ATTGTGCAGGGCTGTGCAAGGGTAGGTGCCGGTTGCATTCAAGGCAAAACGTTTGCACAAGAGCGTGTGGGACTTGTTGTATGAGGTGCAACTGTGTTCCTCCTGGCACCTCCGGCAACCGAGAGAAGTGTGGACCATGCTATACTGATATGACTACTCATCACAACAAGACCAAGTGTCCTTAG
- the LOC123217183 gene encoding NLR family CARD domain-containing protein 3 isoform X2 yields the protein MPKPRKPASGENKPPGEAAEGMKWSVAPGTNLLSGFTAKIFRESKQTLNEFAKELRSFRSVDMSGRNFGDEGLFFLAESLGYNQTAEEVSFAANGITAAGIKAFDGVLQSNIVLNTLNLSGNPIGDEGVKCLCDILVNNSGIHKLQLNSIDLGDEGAKAIAELLKQNSSLRHLELNNNMIEYSGCTGLAEALLENNTLRSLHLNGNYGGALGANALAKGLEGNKSLRELHLHGNSIGDEGVRVLISGLSSHKGKLAVLDLGNNSISAKGAFHVAEYIKKSKNLLWLNLYMNDIGDEGAEKISDALKQNRTIATIDLGGNNIHAKGASAMAQVLKDNSVITSLDLSYNPIGTDGVKALSEVLKFHGNINILKLGWCQIGANGAESIADMLRYNTTIAVLDLRANGLRDEGAKCLARSFKVVNEALSSLDLAFNEIRDDGAFAIAQALKANEDVAVTSINLSNNFLTKFGQSALTDARDHVFEMNEKEVNIFF from the exons ATGCCAAAACCCCGAAAGCCTGCATCTGGAGAGAATAAACCTCCTGGGGAAGCAGCCGAAGGAATGAAATGGTCTGTTGCTCCAGGAACAAATTTGCTATCAGGCTTCACTGCTAAGATATTCAGAGAATCAAAGCAAACACTCAATGAATTTGCAAAAGAGCTCAGGTCATTCAGAAGTGTTGACATGTCAG GACGCAATTTTGGAGATGAAGGACTATTTTTTCTTGCAGAAAGCTTAGGGTACAATCAG ACTGCAGAGGAAGTCAGTTTTGCTGCAAACGGAATAACTGCTGCTGGAATAAAAGCCTTTGATGGTGTTCTTCAATCAAACATTGTGTTAAATACTCTTAATCTTTCTGGAAACCCTATTGGAGACGAAGGAGTAAAG TGCCTATGTGATATATTGGTGAACAATTCTGGTATCCATAAGCTCCAACTGAACAGTATTGACTTGGGGGATGAG GGTGCTAAAGCTATTGCTGAGTTGCTGAAGCAAAATTCAAGCTTGCGTCATCTTGAACTTAACaataatatgattgagtattcT GGGTGTACAGGTCTTGCAGAAGCACTTCTAGAGAACAATACATTAAGAAGCTTACATCTTAA TGGCAATTATGGTGGTGCACTAGGAGCTAATGCTTTGGCTAAGGGACTTGAAGGGAACAAGTCGTTGCGG GAACTTCATCTTCACGGAAACTCCATTGGAGATGAGGGAGTTCGTGTTTTGATATCAGGATTATCTTCACATAAAG GGAAACTGGCAGTTCTAGACCTTGGGAACAATTCCATCAGTGCAAAAGGTGCCTTTCATGTTGCAGAATATATTAAGAAAAGCAAGAACTTGTTATGGCTGAATCTTTACATGAATGACATTGGTGATGAG GGAGCTGAAAAGATTTCAGATGCCTTGAAGCAGAATCGAACAATAGCCACCATTGACTTG GGGGGAAATAACATTCATGCCAAAGGGGCTAGTGCAATGGCCCAAGTCTTGAAAGATAATTCAGTCATTACAAGC CTGGATCTTTCTTATAATCCCATTGGAACTGATGGTGTAAAGGCTTTATCTGAAGTTCTGAAGTTCCATGGAAACATAAACATACTTAAGCTTGGTTGGTGTCAG ATTGGAGCAAATGGTGCAGAGTCCATCGCAGATATGTTGAGATACAATACTACCATAGCCGTTCTAGACTTACGGGCTAATGGACTTAGAGATGAA GGTGCAAAGTGCCTGGCTCGCAGCTTTAAAGTGGTTAATGAAGCTTTGAGTTCACTTGATTTAGCATTTAATGAAATAAGG GATGATGGGGCTTTTGCCATTGCTCAAGCACTCAAGGCCAATGAAGATGTGGCAGTCACATCTATAAACCTTAGCAATAACTTCCTGACAAAATTTGGACAG AGTGCTCTCACAGATGCAAGAGATCATGTATTTGAAATGAATGAGAAAGAAGTCAACATATTTTTCTAG
- the LOC123217183 gene encoding NLR family CARD domain-containing protein 3 isoform X1, which yields MGSFSTISLYSHSKSPLLSRRFPTTFASSYHSHNSPRPSSLPFNGRRRCFRCRRLVVAVASGAKGGPRQSTTGRRVYRQSQSESALTSAPAKQIASFVVPAGVFFAGTFVLWKLVENILMPKPRKPASGENKPPGEAAEGMKWSVAPGTNLLSGFTAKIFRESKQTLNEFAKELRSFRSVDMSGRNFGDEGLFFLAESLGYNQTAEEVSFAANGITAAGIKAFDGVLQSNIVLNTLNLSGNPIGDEGVKCLCDILVNNSGIHKLQLNSIDLGDEGAKAIAELLKQNSSLRHLELNNNMIEYSGCTGLAEALLENNTLRSLHLNGNYGGALGANALAKGLEGNKSLRELHLHGNSIGDEGVRVLISGLSSHKGKLAVLDLGNNSISAKGAFHVAEYIKKSKNLLWLNLYMNDIGDEGAEKISDALKQNRTIATIDLGGNNIHAKGASAMAQVLKDNSVITSLDLSYNPIGTDGVKALSEVLKFHGNINILKLGWCQIGANGAESIADMLRYNTTIAVLDLRANGLRDEGAKCLARSFKVVNEALSSLDLAFNEIRDDGAFAIAQALKANEDVAVTSINLSNNFLTKFGQSALTDARDHVFEMNEKEVNIFF from the exons ATGGGCTCCTTTTCGACCATCTCTCTCTATTCTCATTCCAAGTCCCCTCTCCTCTCGCGTCGTTTTCCAACAACCTTTGCTTCCTCTTATCATTCTCACAATTCGCCGCGTCCTAGTTCGTTGCCGTTTAATGGCAGGAGAAGGTGTTTCAGGTGTAGGCGTTTGGTTGTAGCCGTTGCTTCTGGGGCCAAGGGAGGCCCGAGACAGTCAACTACCGGTCGAAGAGTGTATAGGCAGTCTCAGAGTGAGAGCGCTTTGACTAGCGCTCCGGCAAAACAAATTGCCTCATTTGTTGTGCCTGCTGGCGTGTTTTTCGCCGGCACCTTTG TTCTTTGGAAATTGGTGGAGAACATTCTTATGCCAAAACCCCGAAAGCCTGCATCTGGAGAGAATAAACCTCCTGGGGAAGCAGCCGAAGGAATGAAATGGTCTGTTGCTCCAGGAACAAATTTGCTATCAGGCTTCACTGCTAAGATATTCAGAGAATCAAAGCAAACACTCAATGAATTTGCAAAAGAGCTCAGGTCATTCAGAAGTGTTGACATGTCAG GACGCAATTTTGGAGATGAAGGACTATTTTTTCTTGCAGAAAGCTTAGGGTACAATCAG ACTGCAGAGGAAGTCAGTTTTGCTGCAAACGGAATAACTGCTGCTGGAATAAAAGCCTTTGATGGTGTTCTTCAATCAAACATTGTGTTAAATACTCTTAATCTTTCTGGAAACCCTATTGGAGACGAAGGAGTAAAG TGCCTATGTGATATATTGGTGAACAATTCTGGTATCCATAAGCTCCAACTGAACAGTATTGACTTGGGGGATGAG GGTGCTAAAGCTATTGCTGAGTTGCTGAAGCAAAATTCAAGCTTGCGTCATCTTGAACTTAACaataatatgattgagtattcT GGGTGTACAGGTCTTGCAGAAGCACTTCTAGAGAACAATACATTAAGAAGCTTACATCTTAA TGGCAATTATGGTGGTGCACTAGGAGCTAATGCTTTGGCTAAGGGACTTGAAGGGAACAAGTCGTTGCGG GAACTTCATCTTCACGGAAACTCCATTGGAGATGAGGGAGTTCGTGTTTTGATATCAGGATTATCTTCACATAAAG GGAAACTGGCAGTTCTAGACCTTGGGAACAATTCCATCAGTGCAAAAGGTGCCTTTCATGTTGCAGAATATATTAAGAAAAGCAAGAACTTGTTATGGCTGAATCTTTACATGAATGACATTGGTGATGAG GGAGCTGAAAAGATTTCAGATGCCTTGAAGCAGAATCGAACAATAGCCACCATTGACTTG GGGGGAAATAACATTCATGCCAAAGGGGCTAGTGCAATGGCCCAAGTCTTGAAAGATAATTCAGTCATTACAAGC CTGGATCTTTCTTATAATCCCATTGGAACTGATGGTGTAAAGGCTTTATCTGAAGTTCTGAAGTTCCATGGAAACATAAACATACTTAAGCTTGGTTGGTGTCAG ATTGGAGCAAATGGTGCAGAGTCCATCGCAGATATGTTGAGATACAATACTACCATAGCCGTTCTAGACTTACGGGCTAATGGACTTAGAGATGAA GGTGCAAAGTGCCTGGCTCGCAGCTTTAAAGTGGTTAATGAAGCTTTGAGTTCACTTGATTTAGCATTTAATGAAATAAGG GATGATGGGGCTTTTGCCATTGCTCAAGCACTCAAGGCCAATGAAGATGTGGCAGTCACATCTATAAACCTTAGCAATAACTTCCTGACAAAATTTGGACAG AGTGCTCTCACAGATGCAAGAGATCATGTATTTGAAATGAATGAGAAAGAAGTCAACATATTTTTCTAG